One Pyrus communis chromosome 4, drPyrComm1.1, whole genome shotgun sequence genomic region harbors:
- the LOC137730442 gene encoding laccase-7-like translates to MARLAFVLACALALLASSAASGAIVEHSFSVNNLTVTRLCQNQSITVVNGSYPGPTIYAQDGDTLIIHVLNQSPYNISIHWHGVFQLLSAWADGPTYVTQCPIPPGQSYTYKFNITEQEGTLWWHAHISWLRATVHGALIIHPKAGQSFPFPKPANEVPILLGDWYSGNVVDIEQEGLSKGIAPNLSNAYTINGLPGDLYGCSSNQTYQLSVVSGNTYLLRLINVALNTQLFFKIANHNMTVVAIDACYTTPYVTDVVVIAPGQTTDVLVKFNQLNGSYYMAATPYASADDTVAFDNSTTRGIIVYEGYTSSTPIMPPMPNPHDTPLANKFFTNLTSLPDGPHWVPVPPKVDEHMFVTIGVNLAMCPENATCQGLFNDRLSASMNNQSFMVQTNTSMLEAHFNNASGVYTRDFPSEPPVKFDYTDTNLSLDLSLIFAPKSTKVKTLKFNSTVQLVFQNTAFLVFENHPMHLHGFNFHVLAQGFGNYDPINDPKKFNFVNPQIRNTIGVPVGGWAVIRFQANNPGIWYMHCHLDVHLPWGLAMAFEVENGGTPESTLPPPPLDLPKC, encoded by the exons ATGGCACGGTTAGCCTTTGTGCTAGCTTGTGCTCTAGCTCTATTGGCTTCCTCAGCAGCCTCTGGTGCAATTGTTGAGCACTCGTTCAGT GTGAACAACCTAACTGTTACCCGATTGTGCCAAAATCAATCGATTACTGTAGTGAATGGGAGTTATCCTGGACCAACCATATATGCACAAGATGGAGACACATTAATCATCCATGTTTTAAATCAGTCGCCCTATAACATTTCTATTCACTG GCATGGAGTCTTTCAGCTTCTGAGTGCATGGGCAGATGGGCCAACATACGTAACTCAATGTCCTATACCCCCCGGACAAAGCTATACTTACAAATTTAATATCACTGAACAAGAAGGCACCCTTTGGTGGCATGCCCACATTTCGTGGCTCCGCGCAACTGTCCACGGAGCGCTTATAATACACCCAAAAGCTGGTCAATCCTTCCCCTTCCCCAAGCCCGCCAATGAAGTTCCCATCCTATTAg GAGATTGGTACAGTGGCAATGTGGTCGACATTGAGCAAGAAGGCCTATCCAAAGGAATAGCTCCTAACCTTTCAAATGCTTACACCATCAATGGACTTCCCGGCGATCTCTACGGTTGCTCCTCAAATC AAACATATCAACTCAGTGTGGTGAGCGGAAATACTTACCTGCTACGCCTAATCAATGTTGCACTAAATACCCAGCTCTTCTTCAAGATAGCCAACCACAACATGACAGTTGTTGCCATCGATGCCTGCTACACGACTCCTTATGTCACAGACGTGGTGGTTATTGCACCCGGTCAGACCACCGACGTTCTCGTCAAATTCAATCAACTTAATGGATCTTATTACATGGCCGCCACTCCCTATGCTAGCGCTGACGATACCGTTGCCTTTGATAACTCGACAACTAGAGGCATCATCGTCTACGAGGGCTACACGTCATCAACCCCTATTATGCCCCCCATGCCCAACCCTCACGACACGCCGTTGGCCAACAAGTTCTTCACCAATCTCACCAGCCTCCCTGACGGGCCCCACTGGGTCCCGGTCCCACCCAAAGTGGATGAGCACATGTTCGTGACAATCGGTGTTAACTTGGCGATGTGTCCCGAAAATGCCACGTGTCAAGGTTTATTCAATGACCGATTGTCCGCGAGCATGAACAACCAGTCATTCATGGTCCAGACCAATACATCCATGCTGGAAGCACATTTTAACAACGCGAGCGGGGTTTACACCAGAGATTTTCCTAGCGAGCCTCCGGTCAAGTTTGACTACACGGACACGAACCTTAGCCTCGACCTATCCCTGATATTTgcgccaaaatcaaccaaggtcAAGACGCTAAAGTTCAATTCGACAGTACAATTGGTGTTTCAGAACACAGCGTTTTTGGTCTTCGAGAACCACCCGATGCATCTGCATGGCTTCAATTTCCATGTATTGGCACAAGGGTTTGGAAATTACGACCCGATTAATGACCCCAAAAAATTTAACTTCGTTAATCCACAAATACGCAACACAATTGGTGTGCCGGTCGGAGGATGGGCTGTGATCAGGTTTCAAGCAAATAATCCTG GTATCTGGTACATGCATTGTCATTTAGACGTTCATCTGCCGTGGGGGCTAGCCATGGCTTTTGAGGTTGAAAATGGAGGGACGCCAGAATCTACTTTGCCTCCACCACCACTTGATCTACCCAAATGTTAG
- the LOC137730535 gene encoding stress-response A/B barrel domain-containing protein HS1-like produces the protein MEEARGGELKNVLMAKFKEGTSESQIELLIESFANLVNLVEPMKSFHWGKELSIEKAEEGYTHVFETTFESMEGMAEYAVHPAHHDFAKLFLPNLEKMCFIAAPDQQVMTLKNPTEIQAMLMKFLSK, from the exons ATGGAGGAAGCAAGGGGAGGAGAGTTAAAGAATGTTCTGATGGCAAAGTTCAAAGAAGGAACTTCAGAGAGCCAGATCGAGCTGCTCATCGAATCCTTTGCCAACCTGGTCAACCTCGTTGAGCCCATGAAATCCTTCCACTG GGGAAAGGAGCTGAGCATTGAAAAGGCGGAGGAAGGTTACACTCATGTCTTTGAGACCACCTTTGAGAGTATGGAGGGTATGGCAGAGTATGCAGTTCATCCTGCCCACCATGATTTTGCGAAGCTGTTCCTTCCCAATTTGGAGAAAATGTGTTTCATCGCAGCACCAGATCAGCAAGTCATGACCCTCAAAAACCCTACCGAAATACAGGCTATGTTGATGAAGTTCCTTTCTAAATAG